A part of Escherichia marmotae genomic DNA contains:
- a CDS encoding YbaB/EbfC family nucleoid-associated protein yields MFGKGGLGNLMKQAQQMQEKMQQMQEEIAKLEVTGESGAGLVKVTINGAHNCRRVEIDPSLLEDDKEMLEDLVAAAFNDAARRIEETQKEKMASVSSGMQLPPGFKMPF; encoded by the coding sequence ATGTTTGGTAAAGGCGGTCTGGGCAACCTGATGAAGCAGGCCCAGCAGATGCAAGAAAAAATGCAGCAGATGCAGGAAGAAATCGCGAAGCTGGAAGTGACCGGTGAATCCGGCGCAGGTCTGGTGAAAGTGACCATCAACGGCGCGCACAACTGCCGTCGTGTTGAGATCGATCCAAGCTTGCTGGAAGATGACAAAGAGATGTTGGAAGATCTGGTGGCTGCGGCATTCAACGACGCAGCACGTCGCATCGAAGAAACTCAGAAAGAAAAAATGGCCTCTGTTTCCTCCGGAATGCAGTTGCCACCAGGCTTTAAGATGCCGTTCTGA
- the recR gene encoding recombination mediator RecR, with protein MQTSPLLTQLMEALRCLPGVGPKSAQRMAFTLLQRDRSGGMRLAQALTRAMSEIGHCADCRTFTEQDVCNICSNPRRQENGQICVVESPADIYAIEQTGQFSGRYFVLMGHLSPLDGIGPDDIGLDRLEQRLAEEKITEVILATNPTVEGEATANYIAELCAQYDVEASRIAHGVPVGGELEMVDGTTLSHSLAGRHKIRF; from the coding sequence ATGCAAACCAGCCCGCTGTTAACACAGCTTATGGAAGCACTGCGCTGTCTGCCGGGCGTTGGCCCGAAGTCGGCGCAGCGTATGGCGTTCACGCTGCTTCAGCGCGATCGTAGCGGCGGGATGCGTCTGGCGCAGGCGCTCACCCGGGCGATGTCGGAAATCGGTCACTGCGCCGATTGTCGCACCTTTACCGAACAGGACGTGTGTAACATCTGTTCAAATCCGCGTCGTCAGGAAAATGGCCAAATCTGCGTGGTGGAGAGTCCGGCGGACATCTACGCCATTGAACAGACCGGGCAGTTTTCAGGCCGCTATTTTGTGTTGATGGGGCACTTGTCACCGCTGGATGGCATTGGCCCGGACGATATCGGTCTCGATCGCCTGGAACAGCGTCTGGCAGAGGAAAAAATCACTGAAGTGATCCTCGCAACTAACCCGACGGTCGAAGGTGAAGCTACTGCCAACTATATTGCCGAGCTTTGCGCGCAATATGACGTTGAAGCCAGTCGAATTGCGCATGGCGTACCGGTTGGCGGCGAACTGGAAATGGTTGATGGCACCACGCTGTCACACTCTCTTGCCGGACGCCATAAGATTCGTTTTTAA